One genomic region from Argentina anserina chromosome 2, drPotAnse1.1, whole genome shotgun sequence encodes:
- the LOC126784938 gene encoding auxilin-like protein 1 yields MDYQTSSASLSQKLSTGHSVYDGVFSSAPSKLTVSSFSSTLQDYREIFGAAAASSIPVLEVPELNEQKSSVDVRSSKLDYSNVFGGFADSDFAVPYDELIAEPKKKTKLQKQSRRQAERVSPPKEAKRSCSEENIDLGNEGVYESIDGVKKFSMSYNRSNNRSKSFAGVHSVPAYTCLVDETSPSRATEGGRDQSVSMSSVAKERRMEGNRSAKAMREQPAGDAGKQASGGGGVRAENDSNWQSSIDELFKSGQGTHPSSKPPLPSQVSKVDKPVSLGANGACIVNSVERNMGGNPQMKAAGDQPASDESKQTSAGVSKVQRNSKSRSSGSIDKLFYSGEIAQETRPSDVPPFSSKRFDGKGEFEESVASMFGGLNHDAFKGADSVSSPPYFDEEVDTNSVAAASVAALTKAIEEAQASIQLAKELMDRKKVGPQSRVKLSFDNSMKPKSRKVSKSAGKASISKETKTRELYEKVDIAHVSATPACKSASTIRDVMFTGEKIRGKEIIDDASTFTKKKTHELQEEVHVSALPEQVTVALADTDKLCGVEARGKVREQEFEPVPTDHKHEEADDSEAAEQYYEFADTSEPDVSEGAEQFYEFADSSEPDVSEATEDFYEFADSNAHHDILLENQEANNTRQMFRSVDDDEQEKKTDMEALENLEQVGKTSKAAEANNTRQMFQSVDEDEQEKKMDGKESKAATAEVQKAAEATNTRQIFRSVDEDEQEKNTDREAFENPELVGNTLKAATEEEQRQVENIFNAVEDASEFEENDDLASPQECSNQEDNEKPQETTTDHDKIGKFKTTRAKETCEEKQDGDEKRYEPQELQETEPVKIESVVQEWVENEKIDRDGCMLEQNDMEQTCAQSKEDTDRNLTEDKEEISETVYSFHEEGFEKRHEDDSMSEGGENLQDTRPNQKILEEATCQECQNRQEESFEFVDAGRMKIQMDESTESEKVRATQEEKILDCNFEAADNQKEQSVHDDLDSKQGSARDIECNQDVEDTLELPINTEDRGGKEVAETSVQLEENKHQTELVEEESDVVEKDTCETDCSTPGVQLPERSKQMKDALGIHSDENEIRTSESDMSFVQKQDDHLAGEPSVDYNADSQVEECKESGDINSDMMSAEVGVTQERNKNVSKSRKRWFGTNDVSGTFIKLEEDGNQSELVEEEDVVEEKVICEIEGLASGVKLTEILKQMEDVIELHSSDTNGASVYGQMQDAKLARESEVSCNLQKHDKECRDINKGMMQPEVAAVNPEENVNSTKSSHRKRWFDNGKDTKVAQAPHIFGRKAGSVLLDIDVDTSLFTKRDEVNEDGQQATMRPKESETFPSSLKELEQENNANPQTSAAESETDHNSQGVEEKSRSTLRAKENETNFTSQIEVEGERESQQEPQTANEFEISASSQKVLEPENEQLIRKAERRRERERQKEKKAVAQVIREARERSFAETRQKVMAEAQGRLGKTPLQANDTSLTEKASKEAKAKQKWERAAVERATTEARDRALEKALSEKVAAEAGKQAKRSVPEKYAGASTDGMQAKRSVSEKFAGVSRDNGLSRSLDLESKGSFSSSTARSPNSSYQPDPSPAEQSNGTNGESAQRCKARLEMNQRTAERAAKALAEKNNRDLLVQQEQAERNRLAEVLDAEVKRWSSGKERNLRALLSSLQYILGPDSGWQPVHLTDIVTAVAVKKAYRKAALFVHPDKLQQRGASIQQKYTCEKVFDLLKDAWNRFSMDER; encoded by the exons ATGGATTACCAGACTTCATCGGCGTCTCTATCGCAGAAGCTCTCCACCGGCCACTCCGTCTACGACGGCGTCTTCTCCTCCGCTCCCTCCAAGCTCACCGTCTCGTCTTTCTCCTCCACACTCCAAGACTACCGCGAGATTTTCGGCGCCGCCGCAGCCTCTTCAATTCCGGTTCTGGAAGTTCCGGAGCTCAATGAGCAGAAATCCTCAGTGGACGTCCGGAGCTCGAAGCTCGATTACTCCAACGTCTTCGGCGGCTTCGCCGATTCCGATTTCGCCGTGCCGTATGATGAGCTCATCGCTGAGCCGAAGAAGAAGACTAAGTTGCAGAAACAATCCAG gaGACAAGCTGAAAGAGTGTCACCTCCGAAAGAGGCAAAGCGTTCATGTTCAGAGGAGAATATTGATTTAGGAAATGAAGGAGTCTATGAATCTATTGATGGTGTTAAGAAGTTCAGCATGTCGTATAATCGGAGCAACAATAGAAGCAAAAGCTTTGCAGGTGTGCATTCTGTTCCGGCGTATACCTGCTTGGTTGATGAGACCTCTCCGTCGCGCGCTACGGAGGGAGGTAGAGATCAATCAGTGTCAATGTCGTCCGTGGCGAAAGAGAGGAGAATGGAGGGGAACCGTTCTGCGAAAGCCATGAGAGAACAGCCGGCTGGTGATGCCGGAAAGCAGGCTTCTGGAGGAGGAGGTGTGAGGGCAGAGAATGATTCTAATTGGCAGAGTTCGATTGATGAGTTATTTAAGTCGGGGCAAGGAACTCATCCTTCAAGCAAGCCTCCGCTTCCGAGTCAGGTTTCTAAAGTTGATAAACCAGTATCTTTAGGAGCAAATGGTGCTTGCATTGTCAATAGTGTTGAGAGGAACATGGGGGGCAACCCTCAGATGAAAGCTGCAGGGGACCAGCCAGCTTCGGATGAAAGTAAACAGACTTCTGCAGGAGTTTCCAAGGTTCAGAGGAATTCCAAGTCGAGAAGTTCTGGCTCAATCGATAAGTTATTTTATTCAGGGGAAATTGCGCAAGAAACTCGTCCTTCAGACGTGCCTCCGTTTTCAAGCAAGCGTTTTGATGGGAAGGGTGAATTTGAGGAATCAGTGGCGTCTATGTTTGGAGGGCTGAACCATGATGCTTTTAAAGGTGCTGACAGTGTTTCCTCACCACCTTACTTTGACGAGGAAGTAGACACAAACTCTGTTGCAGCTGCATCTGTTGCTGCTTTGACAAAGGCAATAGAGGAGGCTCAAGCAAGTATACAACTGGCAAAGGAGTTGATGGATAGAAAGAAAGTTGGTCCTCAAAGTCGAGTGAAACTGAGCTTTGACAACAGTATGAAACCTAAGTCGAGGAAGGTCAGTAAATCTGCAGGCAAAGCTAGCATATCAAAAGAGACAAAGACTCGGGAACTATATGAGAAAGTGGATATTGCCCACGTTTCCGCAACTCCGGCATGCAAAAGTGCATCTACAATTCGTGATGTGATGTTTACTGGAGAAAAAATACGTGGAAAGGAAATCATAGATGATGCCAGCACATTTACAAAGAAGAAGACCCATGAATTACAAGAAGAAGTTCATGTCTCTGCTCTACCAGAACAAGTAACTGTAGCACTTGCAGACACGGATAAACTCTGTGGTGTGGAAGCTCGAGGGAAAGTACGTGAACAGGAATTTGAACCGGTTCCTACAGATCACAAGCATGAAGAAGCTGATGACTCGGAAGCAGCAGAACAGTACTATGAATTTGCTGACACAAGTGAACCAGATGTGTCGGAAGGAGCAGAACAGTTTTATGAATTTGCTGACAGCAGTGAACCTGATGTATCAGAAGCAACAGAAGATTTTTATGAATTTGCTGACTCAAATGCACACCATGATATATTATTAGAGAATCAAGAAGCCAACAATACAAGGCAAATGTTCCGATCAGTAGATGATGATGAACAGGAGAAGAAGACGGATATGGAAGCCTTGGAAAATCTAGAGCAAGTTGGCAAGACATCAAAAGCAGCAGAAGCCAATAATACAAGGCAAATGTTTCAATCTGTAGATGAAGATGAACAGGAGAAGAAAATGGATGGCAAGGAATCAAAAGCAGCTACAGCAGAAGTACAAAAAGCAGCAGAAGCCACTAATACAAGGCAAATCTTCCGATCTGTAGATGAAGATGAACAGGAGAAGAACACGGACAGGGAAGCCTTCGAAAATCCAGAGCTAGTTGGCAATACATTAAAAGCAGCtacagaagaagaacaaagacAAGTGGAGAATATATTCAATGCTGTTGAAGATGCATCTGAGtttgaagaaaatgatgatTTAGCATCACCTCAAGAGTGTTCTAATCAGGAAGATAATGAAAAGCCACAGGAAACTACCACAGATCATGACAAAATAGGGAAGTTTAAAACAACACGTGCAAaggaaacatgtgaagagaaACAAGATGGAGATGAAAAGAGGTATGAACCTCAGGAGTTACAGGAGACTGAACCTGTGAAAATAGAATCTGTGGTTCAGGAGTGGGTTGAAAATGAGAAGATTGACAGGGACGGTTGTATGCTGGAACAGAATGATATGGAACAAACATGTGCCCAGAGTAAAGAAGACACTGACAGAAATCTCACTGAAGATAAGGAAGAGATTAGTGAGACAGTGTACAGCTTTCATGAGGAAGGTTTTgaaaagagacatgaagaTGACAGCATGTCTGAAGGAGGAGAGAATCTTCAAGACACCAGACCGAATCAGAAGATACTTGAAGAGGCTACTTGTCAGGAGTGTCAGAATCGCCAAGAAGAGAGTTTTGAATTTGTGGATGCTGGTAGAATGAAAATACAGATGGATGAGAGCACAGAAAGTGAGAAAGTGCGGGCGACTCAAGAGGAAAAGATTTTGGATTGCAATTTTGAGGCAGCAGATAACCAAAAAGAGCAGAGTGTACATGATGACCTAGACAGCAAACAGGGATCAGCTAGAGATATAGAGTGCAACCAAGATGTAGAAGATACTCTGGAGTTACCTATAAACACAGAGGATCGAGGGGGGAAGGAAGTAGCTGAAACTTCGGTTCAACTCGAAGAAAACAAGCACCAGACAGAACTAGTTGAAGAGGAGAGTGACGTGGTGGAGAAAGATACATGTGAAACAGATTGCTCGACTCCGGGTGTCCAACTTCCAGAGAGGTCGAAGCAAATGAAAGATGCACTAGGGATCCATTCTGACGAAAATGAAATACGCACAAGTGAAAGTGATATGAGCTTTGTGCAAAAACAAGATGACCATCTTGCTGGAGAGCCCAGTGTAGACTACAATGCAGACAGTCAGGTTGAGGAATGTAAAGAATCAGGAGATATCAATAGTGATATGATGAGTGCTGAAGTTGGTGTAACTCAGGAAAGGAACAAGAATGTTTCCAAATCTAGGAAAAGATGGTTTGGTACTAATGACGTTTCCGGAACTTTCATTAAACTTGAGGAGGATGGGAATCAGTCGGAATTAGTTGAAGAGGAGGACGTCGTGGAAGAGAAAGTGATATGTGAAATAGAGGGCTTGGCTTCAGGTGTCAAACTTACTGAGATACTGAAGCAAATGGAAGATGTAATAGAGCTCCATTCTTCTGACACAAATGGGGCAAGTGTATATGGGCAAATGCAAGATGCCAAGCTTGCCAGAGAATCTGAAGTATCCTGCAACTTACAAAAACATGATAAAGAATGTAGAGATATTAATAAGGGCATGATGCAACCTGAAGTTGCTGCTGTGAACCCGGAGGAGAACGTGAATAGTACCAAGTCTTCTCACAGGAAAAGATGGTTTGACAATGGGAAGGATACAAAAGTAGCTCAGGCTCCTCATATCTTTGGTAGAAAAGCAGGAAGTGTGTTACTGGATATTGACGTGGATACAAGCCTGTTTACAAAGAGAGATGAAGTGAATGAGGATGGCCAACAAGCAACCATGAGGCCGAAAGAGAGTGAAACCTTTCCCAGTTCGCTGAAAGAACTGGAACAAGAAAACAATGCAAATCCACAAACATCTGCAGCAGAGAGTGAAACTGACCATAATTCGCAGGGAGTGGAAGAAAAGAGTCGATCAACCCTGAGAGCAAAAGAGAACGAAACAaacttcacctctcaaatagaaGTGGAAGGAGAAAGGGAGAGTCAACAAGAACCTCAGACTGCAAATGAGTTTGAAATTAGTGCTAGTTCACAAAAGGTACTGGAGCCGGAGAATGAACAACTAATTAGGAAAGCAGAAAGACGaagggaaagggaaagacaaaaggagaaaaaagctGTTGCACAAGTGATTCGTGAAGCTCGTGAAAGATCATTTGCTGAAACTCGTCAGAAGGTTATGGCTGAGGCCCAAGGAAGGTTAGGGAAGACTCCTTTGCAGGCTAATGATACTTCATTAACTGAGAAGGCTTCAAAGGAAGCCAAAGCCAAACAAAAATGGGAACGTGCTGCTGTTGAAAGAGCAACAACAGAGGCTCGGGATCGTGCCTTAGAGAAAGCATTATCTGAGAAGGTTGCTGCCGAGGCAGGTAAGCAGGCAAAAAGATCTGTTCCAGAGAAATATGCTGGTGCTTCTACAGATGGAATGCAGGCTAAAAGATCTGTTTCTGAGAAATTTGCTGGTGTTTCTAGAGATAATGGGCTGAGCCGGTCCTTG GATCTAGAGTCGAAAGGCTCATTCTCTTCAAGCACAGCAAGATCCCCAAATTCTTCATATCAGCCTG ATCCTTCCCCAGCCGAGCAGTCTAATGGAACTAATGGTGAATCAGCTCAAAGATGTAAGGCTAGGTTGGAGATGAATCAACGGACAGCAGAACGTGCG GCAAAAGCTCTCGCGGAGAAGAATAATCGTGATCTTCTTGTACAACAAGAGCAAGCCGAGAGAAAT AGATTAGCAGAAGTTCTTGATGCCGAGGTCAAAAGGTGGTCAAGTGGGAAGGAGAGGAATTTGCGTGCATTGCTCTCATCATTACAATAT ATCCTTGGGCCTGATAGTGGTTGGCAGCCGGTCCATCTTACTGATATTGTTACCGCCGTTGCTGTAAAGAAAGCTTACCGTAAAGCTGCATTGTTTGTTCATCCTGATAAGTTACAGCAACGTGGTGCAAGCATTCAGCAGAAGTACACTTGTGAGAAGGTGTTTGATCTTCTTAAG
- the LOC126784957 gene encoding proteasome subunit alpha type-1-B-like → MFRNQYDTDVTTWSPAGRLFQMEYAMEAVKQGSAAIGLRSKTHVVLACVNKANSELSSHQKKIFKIDDHIGVAIAGLTADGRVLSRYMRSECINYNYTYESPLPVGRLVVQLADKAQVCTQRSWKRPYGVGLLVGGLDESGAHLYYNCPSGNYFEYQAFAMGSRSQAAKTYLERRFESFANSTRDDLIKDALIATRETLQGEKLKSSICTVAVMGVGEAFHILDQNEVQEMIDRFEIVAQDEAPAAEPDAVVPAEQGAPAEGSAGADGGAAPEADVAPMDI, encoded by the exons ATGTTCAGGAACCAGTACGACACTGACGTCACCACATGGAGCCCCGCCGGGCGTCTCTTCCAGATGGAGTACGCCATGGAGGCCGTGAAGCAAGGCTCGGCGGCGATTGGACTCCGATCTAAGACCCACGTCGTCCTGGCGTGTGTCAACAAGGCCAACTCCGAGCTCTCTTCTCACCAGAAGAAGATTTTCAAGATCGACGACCACATCGGCGTCGCCATTGCCGGACTCACCGCCGACGGCCGTGTCTTGTCCCGCTACATGCGATCCGAGTGCATCAACTACAACTACACCTATGAGTCGCCTCTCCCCGTCGGACGACTCGTCGTTCAGCTCGCCGATAAGGCGCAG GTTTGCACTCAACGCTCATGGAAACGACCATATGGGGTGGGACTTCTAGTAGGTGGTTTGGATGAATCTGGAGCCCATCTATATTACAACTGCCCAAGTGGAAACTACTTCGAATACCAGGCTTTTGCAATGGGGTCTCGCTCACAAGCTGCAAAGACATACTTGGAACGCAGGTTTGAAAGCTTCGCAAATTCAACACGGGATGATCTGATCAAGGATGCACTCATTGCGACAAGGGAAACCTTGCAGGGGGAAAAACTCAAGAGTTCCATATGCACAGTTGCTGTGATGGGAGTTGGGGAGGCATTCCATATATTGGATCAGAACGAAGTACAAGAGATGATTGATAGATTCGAGATTGTGGCACAGGATGAAGCGCCTGCTGCTGAACCTGATGCTGTGGTTCCAGCCGAGCAGGGTGCTCCTGCAGAAGGGAGTGCTGGAGCTGACGGGGGTGCTGCTCCTGAGGCCGATGTAGCTCCAATGGATATTTGA
- the LOC126784952 gene encoding uncharacterized protein LOC126784952, with product MGAEAILFTTTTNSNSGEAPLVLGLQAAALVDHVARVDWSLLDQLPGERGGSIPVQFEELEHILREVKTHVISSPDESLDSLPMKTMAGGSVANTIRGLSAGFGISSGIIGACGDDEQGRLFVSNMSSHAVNLERLRMKKGHTAQCVCLVDASGNRTMRPCLSSAVKLHPKEDGLTRADFKGCKWLLLRYGIIYIEVIQAAIQVAKQEGLLVSLDLASFEMVRNYKSPLLQLLESGNIDLCFANEDEATELIRGCNGEQDADPEAALEYLGKHCQWAVVTLGSNGCIAKHGKEIARVPAIGTANAVDATGAGDLFAGGFLYGLVKGLSLEECCKVGSCSGGTVIRSLGGEVPPENWQWMYKQMQIKGLPLPDIQL from the exons ATGGGAGCAGAAGCCATCTtgttcaccaccaccaccaactcCAACAGCGGCGAGGCTCCTCTGGTCCTCGGACTTCAAGCCGCCGCCCTCGTCGACCACGTGGCACGCGTGGACTGGTCCTTGCTCGACCAACTCCCCGGCGAGCGCGGTGGCTCCATCCCA GTTCAATTTGAAGAGCTTGAGCATATATTGAGAGAGGTGAAGACCCATGTTATATCATCCCCTGATGAATCTTTGGATTCTTTGCCAATGAAAACCATGGCGGGTGGGAGTGTGGCCAATACTATTAGAGGGTTGAGTGCAGGGTTTGGAATCTCTAGTGGGATTATTGGTGCATGTGGGGATGATGAGCAAGGGCGGCTGTTTGTTAGTAACATGAGCTCTCATGCTGTGAACCTTGAGAGGTTGAGGATGAAGAAGGGACATACAGCTCAG TGTGTTTGCTTGGTTGATGCGTCTGGTAATCGGACAATGCGTCCATGTCTCTCTAGTGCTGTGAAACTTCATCCAAAG GAGGATGGCTTAACAAGAGCGGATTTTAAAGGATGTAAG TGGTTGCTGCTGAGGTATGGCATAATTTACATAGAAGTGATCCAGGCAGCTATACAGGTTGCCAAGCAAGAGGGTCTACTTGTATCATTGGATTTGGCCAGCTTTGAG ATGGTTCGCAACTATAAATCACCTCTTCTTCAGTTGCTGGAGTCAGGTAATATAGACCTCTGCTTTGCTAATGAAGATGAAGCAACAGAGCTGATAAG AGGTTGTAATGGTGAACAAGATGCTGACCCCGAGGCTGCACTCGAATATTTGGGGAAACACTGCCAGTGGGCAGTGGTGACATTAGGCAGTAATGGATGCATCGCAAAGCACGGAAAAGAG ATTGCGAGGGTTCCAGCCATTGGGACAGCCAATGCAGTAGATGCCACAGGAGCAGGCGACTTGTTTGCCGGTGGGTTTTTGTACGGATTGGTGAAGGGATTGTCTCTAGAGGAATGCTGCAAAGTTGGCTCATGCAGTGGGGGAACTGTTATTCGTTCTCTTGGCGGTGAGGTGCCACCTGAGAATTGGCAATGGATGTACAAGCAAATGCAGATCAAAGGCCTCCCTCTTCCGGACATCCAACTATAA